A window of Macrotis lagotis isolate mMagLag1 chromosome X, bilby.v1.9.chrom.fasta, whole genome shotgun sequence contains these coding sequences:
- the ARRDC2 gene encoding arrestin domain-containing protein 2 isoform X1 — protein sequence MIFDKVKRFAVLLDGPEPEPAFSGGQAVSGLVLLELAAAARVGALHLRALGCARVHWTESRSAGSSTAYTQSYGEQVELVHHRDVLLAPDSGDSTTLQPGRHEFPFSFQLPTTLVTSFEGKHGSVRYCVKAKLHRPWGTAKRARKEFTVIEPIDINTPALLAPQAGVKEKIARAWYCNRGPVSITAKIDRKGYTPGEVIPVFAEIDNGTSRSVVPKAAIIQTQTFVARGARKEKKSVVASIVGEPVPAGKRELWQGRALKIPPVGPSILQCRVLHVDYALKVCVDIPGTSKLLLELPLVIGTIPLHPFGSRTSSVGSQYSVNLDWLRMTIPEQPEAPPEYSQVVSEEIDSDLSPPPQEAGNSQALEGPFFAYIQEFRYHPPPLYSEVDPNPPLQTMRPRCMTC from the exons atGATCTTCGACAAGGTGAAGCGCTTCGCCGTCCTGCTGGACGGGCCCGAGCCCGAGCCCGCCTTCAGCGGCGGCCAGGCCGTGTCCGGGCTGGTGCTGCTGGAGCTGGCGGCCGCGGCGCGGGTGGGCGCCCTGCACCTCCGCGCCCTGGGCTGCGCCCGCGTGCACTGGACCGAGTCCCGCAGCGCCGGCTCCAGCACGGCCTACACGCAGAGCTACGGCGAGCAGGTGGAGCTGGTGCACCACCGCGACGTGCTGCTGGCCCCAG ACTCGGGGGACAGCACCACCCTGCAGCCCGGGAGGCACGAGTTCCCCTTCAGCTTCCAGCTGCCCAC GACTCTGGTGACCTCATTTGAAGGGAAGCATGGGAGTGTCCGATACTGTGTGAAGGCCAAACTCCATAGACCCTGGGGCACTGCCAAACGGGCCAGAAAAGAGTTCACAGTGATTGAGCCCATCGACATCAACACTCCGGCCCTACTG GCACCTCAGGCAGGTGTGAAAGAGAAGATCGCCCGGGCCTGGTACTGCAATCGAGGCCCAGTTTCCATTACAGCCAAGATTGATAGGAAAGGCTACACCCCAG GTGAAGTCATCCCTGTCTTTGCTGAGATAGACAATGGCACTAGCCGGTCAGTTGTGCCCAAGGCTGCCATTATCCAGACCCAGACCTTTGTTGCCCGTGGGGCCCGGAAGGAGAAGAAATCAGTGGTAGCGAGCATTGTGGGCGAGCCCGTCCCTGCAGGGAAACGGGAGCTTTGGCAAGGGCGGGCGCTGAAGATTCCTCCTGTGGGACCTTCCATTCTGCAGTGCCGTGTCCTCCATGTGGATTATGCTCTCAAG GTCTGTGTAGACATCCCAGGCACATCCAAGTTGCTCTTGGAGCTTCCCCTTGTCATTGGAACCATCCCCCTGCATCCATTTGGCAGTCGGACATCCAGCGTGGGCAGCCAGTACAGTGTCAACCTGGACTGGCTGCGTATGACTATCCCCGAGCAGCCTGAAG CTCCCCCAGAATACTCCCAAGTGGTGTCTGAGGAGATAGACTCAGATCTCTCGCCACCGCCACAGGAGGCCGGGAACAGCCAGGCCCTGGAGGGCCCCTTCTTCGCCTACATTCAAGAGTTCCGCTACCATCCACCTCCCCTGTACTCCGAG GTGGATCCAAATCCTCCCTTGCAGACCATGCGGCCACGATGCATGACATGTTGA
- the ARRDC2 gene encoding arrestin domain-containing protein 2 isoform X3, with translation MGDVLLEQSIQDSGDSTTLQPGRHEFPFSFQLPTTLVTSFEGKHGSVRYCVKAKLHRPWGTAKRARKEFTVIEPIDINTPALLAPQAGVKEKIARAWYCNRGPVSITAKIDRKGYTPGEVIPVFAEIDNGTSRSVVPKAAIIQTQTFVARGARKEKKSVVASIVGEPVPAGKRELWQGRALKIPPVGPSILQCRVLHVDYALKVCVDIPGTSKLLLELPLVIGTIPLHPFGSRTSSVGSQYSVNLDWLRMTIPEQPEAPPEYSQVVSEEIDSDLSPPPQEAGNSQALEGPFFAYIQEFRYHPPPLYSEVDPNPPLQTMRPRCMTC, from the exons ATGGGAGATGTTCTGTTAGAGCAAAGCATCCAAG ACTCGGGGGACAGCACCACCCTGCAGCCCGGGAGGCACGAGTTCCCCTTCAGCTTCCAGCTGCCCAC GACTCTGGTGACCTCATTTGAAGGGAAGCATGGGAGTGTCCGATACTGTGTGAAGGCCAAACTCCATAGACCCTGGGGCACTGCCAAACGGGCCAGAAAAGAGTTCACAGTGATTGAGCCCATCGACATCAACACTCCGGCCCTACTG GCACCTCAGGCAGGTGTGAAAGAGAAGATCGCCCGGGCCTGGTACTGCAATCGAGGCCCAGTTTCCATTACAGCCAAGATTGATAGGAAAGGCTACACCCCAG GTGAAGTCATCCCTGTCTTTGCTGAGATAGACAATGGCACTAGCCGGTCAGTTGTGCCCAAGGCTGCCATTATCCAGACCCAGACCTTTGTTGCCCGTGGGGCCCGGAAGGAGAAGAAATCAGTGGTAGCGAGCATTGTGGGCGAGCCCGTCCCTGCAGGGAAACGGGAGCTTTGGCAAGGGCGGGCGCTGAAGATTCCTCCTGTGGGACCTTCCATTCTGCAGTGCCGTGTCCTCCATGTGGATTATGCTCTCAAG GTCTGTGTAGACATCCCAGGCACATCCAAGTTGCTCTTGGAGCTTCCCCTTGTCATTGGAACCATCCCCCTGCATCCATTTGGCAGTCGGACATCCAGCGTGGGCAGCCAGTACAGTGTCAACCTGGACTGGCTGCGTATGACTATCCCCGAGCAGCCTGAAG CTCCCCCAGAATACTCCCAAGTGGTGTCTGAGGAGATAGACTCAGATCTCTCGCCACCGCCACAGGAGGCCGGGAACAGCCAGGCCCTGGAGGGCCCCTTCTTCGCCTACATTCAAGAGTTCCGCTACCATCCACCTCCCCTGTACTCCGAG GTGGATCCAAATCCTCCCTTGCAGACCATGCGGCCACGATGCATGACATGTTGA